In Ovis aries strain OAR_USU_Benz2616 breed Rambouillet chromosome 14, ARS-UI_Ramb_v3.0, whole genome shotgun sequence, a single genomic region encodes these proteins:
- the MBTPS1 gene encoding membrane-bound transcription factor site-1 protease isoform X1 codes for MTVLTTTMKLVNIWLLLLVVLLCGKKHLGDRLEKKPFEKAPCPGCSHLALKVEFSSTVVEYEYIVAFNGYFTAKARNSFISSALKSSAIDNWRIIPRNNPSSDYPSDFEVIQIKEKQKAGLLTLEDHPNIKRVTPQRKVFRSLKYTEAEPGPPCNETRWSQKWQSSRPLRRASLSLGSGFWHATGRHSSRRLLRAIPRQVAQTLQADVLWQMGYTGTNVRVAVFDTGLSEKHPHFKNVKERTNWTNERTLDDGLGHGTFVAGVIASMRECQGFAPDAELHIFRVFTNNQVSYTSWFLDAFNYAILRKVDVLNLSIGGPDFMDHPFVDKVWELTANNVIMVSAIGNDGPLYGTLNNPADQMDVIGVGGIDFEDNIARFSSRGMTTWELPGGYGRVKPDIVTYGAGVRGSGVKGGCRALSGTSVASPVVAGAVTLLLSTVQKRELVNPASMKQALIASARRLPGVNMFEQGHGKLDLLRAYQILNSYKPQASLSPSYIDLTECPYMWPYCSQPIYYGGMPTIVNVTILNGMGVTGRIVDKPEWQPYLPQHGDNIEVAFSYSSVLWPWSGYLAISISVTKKAASWEGVAQGHVMVTVASPAEVDSNSGAEQTSTVKLPIKVKIIPAPPRSKRVLWDQYHNLRYPPGYFPRDNLRMKNDPLDWNGDHIHTNFRDMYQHLRSMGYFVEVLGSPFTCFDANQYGTLLMVDSEEEYFPEEVAKLRRDVDNGLSLIVFSDWYNTSVMRKVKFYDENTRQWWMPDTGGANVPALNELLSVWNMAFSDGLYEGDFTLANHDMYYASGCSIAKFPEDGIVITQTFKDQGLEVLKQETVVVENVPILGLYQLPAEGGGRVVLYGDSNCLDDSHRQKDCFWLLDALLQFTSYGVTPPSLSHSGARQRPPSGAGSAAPERMEGNHLHRYSKVLEARLGGPEPRALPACPHLSWAKPQPLNETAPSNLWKHQKLLSIDLDKVVLPNFRSNRPQVRPLSPGESGAWDIPGGIMPGRYNQEVGQTIPVFAFLGAMVVLAFFVVQINKAKSRPKRRKPRVKRPQLVQQVHPPKAPSV; via the exons AATTATACCTCGAAACAATCCATCCAGTGACTACCCTAGTGATTTTGAGGTGATTCagataaaagagaaacagaaggcgGGGCTGCTGACTCTTGAAGACCATCCAAACATCAAGCGGGTAACACCCCAGCGGAAAGTCTTTCGTTCCCTCAAGTACACGGAGG CTGAGCCTGGCCCGCCCTGTAACGAGACCCGCTGGAGCCAGAAGTGGCAGTCGTCACGGCCCCTGCGCAGGGCCAGCCTCTCCCTGGGCTCCGGCTTCTGGCACGCCACTGGGAGACACTCGAGTCGGCGGCTGCTCAGGGCCATCCCGCGCCAGGTCGCCCAGACGCTGCAGGCCGACGTGCTGTGGCAGATGGGCTACACAG GCACTAATGTAAGGGTTGCCGTGTTTGACACTGGGCTAAGTGAGAAGCACCCCCACTTCAAAAACGTGAAGGAGAGAACCAACTGGACCAATGAGCGAACGCTGGACGACG GGTTGGGCCATGGCACATTTGTGGCAGGTGTGATAGCCAGCATGAGAGAGTGCCAGGGATTTGCTCCCGACGCAGAGCTTCATAttttcagagtctttaccaacaaCCAG GTCTCCTACACGTCCTGGTTCCTGGACGCCTTCAACTACGCCATCCTCAGGAAGGTTGACGTGCTGAACCTGAGCATCGGCGGCCCTGACTTCATGGACCACCCCTTCGTCGACAAG GTGTGGGAATTAACAGCTAACAATGTCATCATGGTTTCTGCTATTGGCAATGATGGGCCTCTTTATGG GACTCTGAACAACCCTGCTGACCAGATGGATGTCATTGGAGTGGGCGGCATCGACTTTGAGGACAACATCGCCCGCTTCTCCTCGCGGGGAATGACCACCTGG GAGCTGCCTGGAGGCTATGGCCGCGTGAAGCCTGACATTGTCACCTACGGCGCTGGAGTGCGGGGCTCAGGCGTGAAAGGGGGGTGCCGGGCCCTCTCAGGGACCAGCGTGGCTTCGCCGGTGGTGGCTGGTGCTGTCACCTTGCTGCTGAG CACAGTCCAGAAACGTGAACTGGTAAACCCAGccagcatgaagcaggccctgatCGCATCCGCCCGGCGGCTTCCCGGTGTCAACATGTTTGAGCAAGGCCACGGCAAACTGGATCTCCTCCGAGCCTATCAGATCCTCAACAGCTACAAGCCCCAGGCCAG TTTGAGCCCCAGCTACATCGACCTGACCGAGTGTCCTTACATGTGGCCCTACTGCTCCCAGCCTATCTACTATGGGGGCATGCCGACTATCGTCAACGTCACCATCCTCAATGGCATGGGAGTCACGGGGAGGATCGTGGACAAG CCCGAGTGGCAGCCCTACTTACCACAGCACGGAGACAACATCGAGGTCGCTTTCTCTTACTCCTCAGTGCTGTGGCCCTGGTCTGGCTACCTGGCCATTTCCATCTCTGTCACCAAGAAGGCCGCCTCCTGGGAAGGCGTTGCACAGGGGCACGTCATGGTCACCGTGGCTTCCCCGGCAGAGGTGGAC TCAAACAGTGGTGCAGAACAGACGTCCACAGTGAAGCTGCCGATCAAGGTGAAGATCATCCCCGCCCCTCCTCGGAGCAAGCGCGTCCTCTGGGACCAGTACCACAACCTGCGCTACCCGCCCGGCTATTTCCCCCGGGACAACCTGAGGATGAAGAACGACCCTCTGGACTG GAACGGTGACCACATCCACACCAACTTCAGGGACATGTACCAGCACCTGAGGAGCATGGGCTACTTCGTCGAAGTCCTTGGCTCCCCCTTCACGTGTTTTGATGCTAATCAGTACG GAACGTTGCTCATGGTGGACAGTGAGGAAGAGTACTTCCCGGAGGAGGTGGCCAAGCTGCGGAGGGATGTGGACAACGGCCTCTCACTCATTGTCTTCAGTGACTGGTACAACACGTCCGTGATGAGGAAAGTCAAGTTTTATGATGAAAACACGAG GCAGTGGTGGATGCCGGACACCGGAGGGGCCAATGTCCCAGCCCTGAACGAGCTGCTGTCAGTCTGGAACATGGCGTTCAGCGATGGCCTGTATGAGGGGGACTTTACCTTGGCGAACCATGACA TGTATTACGCGTCAGGGTGCAGCATTGCTAAATTTCCAGAAGATGGCATCGTGATAACACAGACATTTAAGGACCAAG GACTAGAGGTCTTGAAGCAGGAAACGGTGGTGGTCGAAAACGTCCCCATTTTGGGGCTATACCAGCTCCCAGCTGAGGGTGGCGGCCGTGTCGTGCTGTACGGAGACTCCAACTGCTTGGACGACAGTCACCGGCAGAAGG ACTGCTTCTGGCTCCTGGATGCGCTCCTGCAGTTCACGTCGTATGGGGTGACGCCCCCCAGCCTCAGCCATTCAGGGGCTCGGCAGCGCCCCCCCAGCGGAGCAGGCTCGGCAGCCCCGGAGAGGATGGAAG GGAACCACCTGCACCGGTACTCCAAGGTCCTGGAGGCCCGGCTTGGAGGCCCTGAGCCACGTGCGCTGCCAGCCTGTCCACACCTGTCGTGGGCCAAGCCACAGCCTTTAAACGAGACGGCTCCCAG TAACCTTTGGAAACACCAGAAGTTGCTCTCCATTGACCTGGACAAAGTGGTATTGCCCAACTTCCGATCGAATCGCCCTCAAGTGAGGCCCTTGTCTCCTGGAGAGAGTGGAGCCTGGGACATTCCTGGAG GGATCATGCCCGGCCGCTACAACCAAGAGGTGGGCCAGACCATTCCCGTTTTCGCCTTCCTGGGAGCCATGGTGGTCTTGGCCTTCTTCGTGGTGCAGATCAACAAGGCTAAGAGCAGGCCGAAGCGGAGGAAGCCCAGGGTGAAACGCCCACAGCTCGTGCAGCAGGTTCACCCTCCAAAGGCCCCCTCGGTGTGA
- the MBTPS1 gene encoding membrane-bound transcription factor site-1 protease isoform X2 gives MTVLTTTMKLVNIWLLLLVVLLCGKKHLGDRLEKKPFEKAPCPGCSHLALKVEFSSTVVEYEYIVAFNGYFTAKARNSFISSALKSSAIDNWRIIPRNNPSSDYPSDFEVIQIKEKQKAGLLTLEDHPNIKRVTPQRKVFRSLKYTEAEPGPPCNETRWSQKWQSSRPLRRASLSLGSGFWHATGRHSSRRLLRAIPRQVAQTLQADVLWQMGYTGLGHGTFVAGVIASMRECQGFAPDAELHIFRVFTNNQVSYTSWFLDAFNYAILRKVDVLNLSIGGPDFMDHPFVDKVWELTANNVIMVSAIGNDGPLYGTLNNPADQMDVIGVGGIDFEDNIARFSSRGMTTWELPGGYGRVKPDIVTYGAGVRGSGVKGGCRALSGTSVASPVVAGAVTLLLSTVQKRELVNPASMKQALIASARRLPGVNMFEQGHGKLDLLRAYQILNSYKPQASLSPSYIDLTECPYMWPYCSQPIYYGGMPTIVNVTILNGMGVTGRIVDKPEWQPYLPQHGDNIEVAFSYSSVLWPWSGYLAISISVTKKAASWEGVAQGHVMVTVASPAEVDSNSGAEQTSTVKLPIKVKIIPAPPRSKRVLWDQYHNLRYPPGYFPRDNLRMKNDPLDWNGDHIHTNFRDMYQHLRSMGYFVEVLGSPFTCFDANQYGTLLMVDSEEEYFPEEVAKLRRDVDNGLSLIVFSDWYNTSVMRKVKFYDENTRQWWMPDTGGANVPALNELLSVWNMAFSDGLYEGDFTLANHDMYYASGCSIAKFPEDGIVITQTFKDQGLEVLKQETVVVENVPILGLYQLPAEGGGRVVLYGDSNCLDDSHRQKDCFWLLDALLQFTSYGVTPPSLSHSGARQRPPSGAGSAAPERMEGNHLHRYSKVLEARLGGPEPRALPACPHLSWAKPQPLNETAPSNLWKHQKLLSIDLDKVVLPNFRSNRPQVRPLSPGESGAWDIPGGIMPGRYNQEVGQTIPVFAFLGAMVVLAFFVVQINKAKSRPKRRKPRVKRPQLVQQVHPPKAPSV, from the exons AATTATACCTCGAAACAATCCATCCAGTGACTACCCTAGTGATTTTGAGGTGATTCagataaaagagaaacagaaggcgGGGCTGCTGACTCTTGAAGACCATCCAAACATCAAGCGGGTAACACCCCAGCGGAAAGTCTTTCGTTCCCTCAAGTACACGGAGG CTGAGCCTGGCCCGCCCTGTAACGAGACCCGCTGGAGCCAGAAGTGGCAGTCGTCACGGCCCCTGCGCAGGGCCAGCCTCTCCCTGGGCTCCGGCTTCTGGCACGCCACTGGGAGACACTCGAGTCGGCGGCTGCTCAGGGCCATCCCGCGCCAGGTCGCCCAGACGCTGCAGGCCGACGTGCTGTGGCAGATGGGCTACACAG GGTTGGGCCATGGCACATTTGTGGCAGGTGTGATAGCCAGCATGAGAGAGTGCCAGGGATTTGCTCCCGACGCAGAGCTTCATAttttcagagtctttaccaacaaCCAG GTCTCCTACACGTCCTGGTTCCTGGACGCCTTCAACTACGCCATCCTCAGGAAGGTTGACGTGCTGAACCTGAGCATCGGCGGCCCTGACTTCATGGACCACCCCTTCGTCGACAAG GTGTGGGAATTAACAGCTAACAATGTCATCATGGTTTCTGCTATTGGCAATGATGGGCCTCTTTATGG GACTCTGAACAACCCTGCTGACCAGATGGATGTCATTGGAGTGGGCGGCATCGACTTTGAGGACAACATCGCCCGCTTCTCCTCGCGGGGAATGACCACCTGG GAGCTGCCTGGAGGCTATGGCCGCGTGAAGCCTGACATTGTCACCTACGGCGCTGGAGTGCGGGGCTCAGGCGTGAAAGGGGGGTGCCGGGCCCTCTCAGGGACCAGCGTGGCTTCGCCGGTGGTGGCTGGTGCTGTCACCTTGCTGCTGAG CACAGTCCAGAAACGTGAACTGGTAAACCCAGccagcatgaagcaggccctgatCGCATCCGCCCGGCGGCTTCCCGGTGTCAACATGTTTGAGCAAGGCCACGGCAAACTGGATCTCCTCCGAGCCTATCAGATCCTCAACAGCTACAAGCCCCAGGCCAG TTTGAGCCCCAGCTACATCGACCTGACCGAGTGTCCTTACATGTGGCCCTACTGCTCCCAGCCTATCTACTATGGGGGCATGCCGACTATCGTCAACGTCACCATCCTCAATGGCATGGGAGTCACGGGGAGGATCGTGGACAAG CCCGAGTGGCAGCCCTACTTACCACAGCACGGAGACAACATCGAGGTCGCTTTCTCTTACTCCTCAGTGCTGTGGCCCTGGTCTGGCTACCTGGCCATTTCCATCTCTGTCACCAAGAAGGCCGCCTCCTGGGAAGGCGTTGCACAGGGGCACGTCATGGTCACCGTGGCTTCCCCGGCAGAGGTGGAC TCAAACAGTGGTGCAGAACAGACGTCCACAGTGAAGCTGCCGATCAAGGTGAAGATCATCCCCGCCCCTCCTCGGAGCAAGCGCGTCCTCTGGGACCAGTACCACAACCTGCGCTACCCGCCCGGCTATTTCCCCCGGGACAACCTGAGGATGAAGAACGACCCTCTGGACTG GAACGGTGACCACATCCACACCAACTTCAGGGACATGTACCAGCACCTGAGGAGCATGGGCTACTTCGTCGAAGTCCTTGGCTCCCCCTTCACGTGTTTTGATGCTAATCAGTACG GAACGTTGCTCATGGTGGACAGTGAGGAAGAGTACTTCCCGGAGGAGGTGGCCAAGCTGCGGAGGGATGTGGACAACGGCCTCTCACTCATTGTCTTCAGTGACTGGTACAACACGTCCGTGATGAGGAAAGTCAAGTTTTATGATGAAAACACGAG GCAGTGGTGGATGCCGGACACCGGAGGGGCCAATGTCCCAGCCCTGAACGAGCTGCTGTCAGTCTGGAACATGGCGTTCAGCGATGGCCTGTATGAGGGGGACTTTACCTTGGCGAACCATGACA TGTATTACGCGTCAGGGTGCAGCATTGCTAAATTTCCAGAAGATGGCATCGTGATAACACAGACATTTAAGGACCAAG GACTAGAGGTCTTGAAGCAGGAAACGGTGGTGGTCGAAAACGTCCCCATTTTGGGGCTATACCAGCTCCCAGCTGAGGGTGGCGGCCGTGTCGTGCTGTACGGAGACTCCAACTGCTTGGACGACAGTCACCGGCAGAAGG ACTGCTTCTGGCTCCTGGATGCGCTCCTGCAGTTCACGTCGTATGGGGTGACGCCCCCCAGCCTCAGCCATTCAGGGGCTCGGCAGCGCCCCCCCAGCGGAGCAGGCTCGGCAGCCCCGGAGAGGATGGAAG GGAACCACCTGCACCGGTACTCCAAGGTCCTGGAGGCCCGGCTTGGAGGCCCTGAGCCACGTGCGCTGCCAGCCTGTCCACACCTGTCGTGGGCCAAGCCACAGCCTTTAAACGAGACGGCTCCCAG TAACCTTTGGAAACACCAGAAGTTGCTCTCCATTGACCTGGACAAAGTGGTATTGCCCAACTTCCGATCGAATCGCCCTCAAGTGAGGCCCTTGTCTCCTGGAGAGAGTGGAGCCTGGGACATTCCTGGAG GGATCATGCCCGGCCGCTACAACCAAGAGGTGGGCCAGACCATTCCCGTTTTCGCCTTCCTGGGAGCCATGGTGGTCTTGGCCTTCTTCGTGGTGCAGATCAACAAGGCTAAGAGCAGGCCGAAGCGGAGGAAGCCCAGGGTGAAACGCCCACAGCTCGTGCAGCAGGTTCACCCTCCAAAGGCCCCCTCGGTGTGA